TGATCGCTCCCCAAATATCCAAGTCATCAAGTTCCATGAAATTTTGAAGTAAACCTTTATCATTTTGGAGATCCGTTAAGGAGAATTTATTGCTGAGAAAAAGCAATAATTCCTCTGTTCCGAAAAGTTGGTTTCCGCTTGTGATTAAATCCTTTGCCCTAGTTACAAGATTTATCATCATTTTTTCAGCACTGACTGTTGTTTTGTGCAGGTATACCTGCCAATACATCAATCTCCTGGCACTGAGAAAATTTTCGATGCTGTACAGACCTTTTTCTTCGACTACCAACTGATCATCTTTGATATACATCATTTTAATGATCCTGTCTGCACCAATAGTTCCTTCTGATACCCCTGTAAAAAAACAGTCACGCTGAAGATAATCCAACCTGTCAATATCTAATTGACTGGAAACCAATTGATTGAAAAAATTCCTTTCGTATGCTCCTTTGAAAATTTTTATAGCTAAATTGAGAGAGCCGTTCAGCTCTTTATTTAATGTTTCAATTACCAATAGAGACAATGATTCATGGGGGGTGTTGTCAAGTAGACTGAATTCAAGGGCATGGGAAAAAGGACCGTGTCCTATATCATGCAGCAAAATGGCAACTAATGCCGCCTCATATTCCTCATCACTGATATCAATTCCTCTATGGCGAAGGTTGTCTAAAGTAATGCGCATCAGGTGCATAGCTCCGATGGCATGATGAAATCGGGTATGAAGTGCTCCTGGGTAAACAAAATCCGTCAAACCCAACTGTTTGATTCGACGTAACCTTTGGAAATAAGGATGGTCAATAATGGTAAAAATCAAATCACTCGGAATGGTGATAAACCCGTAAACAGGATCATTAAATATTTTATGGCTTTTCAATGTCCTTGACATTTTATAGGTTCAAAAGTAATTATAAATTTAAAAGAATTAAACCAAATTTTATGCAAAGGTTCAAAATCCTATGGGCAGATGATGAGATTGATCTTCTGAAACCCCATATATTGTTTTTAAATCAGAGAGGTTATGAAGTTTCAACAGTGAACAGTGGGGTCGATGCCATCGAATTAGTGGAAAAGCACAACTATGATGTGATTTTTCTTGACGAGATGATGCCCGGGATGACAGGCCTCGAAACCCTTCAGCAGATTAAAATGATAAAGCCGCAGATACCTGTTGTTATGATAACCAAGAGTGAGGAAGAACATTTAATGGATGATGCCATTGGAGGTAAAATTGCCGATTACCTTATAAAGCCGATCAATCCCAATCAAATATTACTTTCTGTAAAAAAGATCCTTCAAAACAAACAATTGATTACGGAGAAAACCAATCTTTCTTACAGACAGGATTTTATGAATATCAGTATGGCCTGCGATGAGGCTTCCACCTATCAGGAGTGGACTGAAATCTATAAGAGATTGACCTATTGGGAACTCGAAATAGAGAAAACTGAAAACAAGAGTATGCAAGATGTTTTGGATACTCAGAAGACAGAGGCCAATGCTTCTTTTGCCAAATTCATAAAAAATAATTATATAGATTGGATCAGTGATCCAAAAATTGAAAAACCGATTTTGTCACATAAGCTGATGAATGAAAAGGTTTTTCCTTTTCTTGAGCCCAATAGGCCGCTTTTTTTTATTGTAATTGATAACCTCCGGTTGGATCAATGGGAAGTGATCAAACCATTGGTGATTGATTATTTTAATGTGGTGGATGAAAGTACTTATTACAGTATTCTACCGACAACAACGGCATTTTCAAGGAATGCACTTTTCAGTGGAATGATGCCTTCTGATATGGCAAGATTTCATCCGGATCTGTGGGAAGGAGAAGATACTGATGAAGGGAAAAATAACCATGAGGAAGAGTTTCTTGCAGAAAACCTCCATAGGAACCGTCTCAATATCAAATTCAGTTATCACAAAATTTTGCAGGCCTATCAGGGGAAAACAATTCTTGAAAATTTCCACCAAATGCTCAACAATGACTTGAATGTTTTGGTGTATAATTTTGTGGACATGATGTCCCATGCAAGGACTGATATGAAAATGATCAGGGAATTGGCACCTGACGAATCAGCCTACAGATCTATCACCAAAAGTTGGTTTGAGCATTCATCCCTTTTCGAATTATTTAAAAGAATCCAAAGTATCAAAGCAAATGTAGTGGTCACCACAGATCATGGGACTAAAAGAGTAAACAAGCCATATAAAATTATCGGCGATAAAAATATCACAACCAATCTGAGGTATAAACAAGGTAAAAATTTAAATTTTGAAAGCGGAAAGGTTTTTGAGATTTCAAAACCTGAAGACGCCAAACTACCAAGGTTTAATGTTTCTACAAGTTATGTATTTACAGTAGAAGATTATTTCTTTGCATATCCCAACAATTACAATTATTATGTAAATTATTACAAAGATACTTTTCAGCATGGCGGAGTATCTTTAGAAGAAATGATTGTCCCCGTCATTCAACTTGAACCCAAGAATATTTAAGTAAATTTGGAAAAGATTTATTGTCGCAGCTTGGAAGAAATTCCTGCCACAGCAAAAAAAATAGTAGATTTTTGCAAAGGTGAAAAAATCTGGGTATTCAAAGGTGATCTTGGAGCTGGCAAAACCACAATGATTAAAGCCATTGCGAAATTATTCGGAATAGTGGATAGAGTTTCAAGCCCAACATTCTCTTTAATTAATGAATATCAAAATGATTCAGGTACAGTATTTTATCATTTTGATTTCTATAGAGTAGAGAAGCCGGTAGAAGTATTGGAAATAGGCGTAGAAGAATATTTCTACAGTGGCAATCATTGTTGGATAGAGTGGGCGGAAAAAATACCAGGGTTTCTACCTCATGAATTTGTTTTGATTGATATTGAAATGGAATTCGATGGAGTGCGAAAAATTACTTTAAGTCAGATTTTTAATTGAAAAGCAAATGGTTGAGATTACAGAAGGGGTGGGGATTTACCCTAAGGAATCCATGGTCAAGATAAAAAAATCCAAGAATTCTTTGTTGATTGGTTTGCCGGTTGAATCTGCTGCACAGGAAAAAAGGGTAGTGCTGACTCCTGATGCCATTGCCTTATTGGTCAATAATGGACAAGAAGTGATCGTAGAAGCCAATGCTGGTAAAGAATCAAAATTTACAGACCAGGAATATTCTGATGCCGGAGCCAAAGTAGTTTATTCCGCGAAAGAAGCCTTTGATGCAGAGGTGGTGATTAAAGTAGAACCGCCTACCGAGGAAGAAATTAATTTGATGAGGCCCGGGGCTTGTCTGATTTCAGCATTGCAACTCGGCAAACAAAATGCTGCCTTCATTCATGCACTCAATAAAAAAAGAATAACCGCAGTTTCTTATGAGCATCTCGAGGATAAAGTGGGTGGAATGCCTGTAGTCAGAGCTATGAGTGAAATAGCTGGAAGTACAGTCATGCTTATTGCTGCCGAATACCTCAGCAGTGTCAATAACGGAAAAGGTTTGATTATGGGAGGAGTCACAGGTGTACCGCCAACTGAAGTGGTCATAATCGGTGCCGGAACAGTTGCTGAATATGCCGCGCGAACGGCACTGGGCCTAGGTGCAAGTATTAAAGTTTTTGATAATCACATTTATAAACTCCGAAGAATAAAGCAACTTCTGGGACAACAGGTTTTCACTTCTACCATAGATAATTATACATTAAGCAAAGCTTTAAAAGAAGCTGATGTCGTGATTGGCGCATTAAGGGCAGAAAAGGGAAGAAACAAAATCGTTGTCAGTGAGGAAATGGTAGCCGCCATGATGGCAGGGAGTGTCATTATAGATGTAGGGATTGACCAAGGGGGATGTATGGAGACTTCGGAAATGACCTCACATGATGAACCAACTTTTGTCAAACATGGTGTAATTCATTATTGTGTTCCAAACATAGCATCCCGTGTATCAAGAACAGCTTCCTTTGCTCTGAGTAATATTTTCACACCGATTTTGCTTCAGATGGCCGACTTAGGTGGCGCTGAAGAAATGGTTTTTAATTATAAATGGTTTATGAAGGGGGTATATACCTATCGGGGAAGTCTTACGAATGCCTATATAGCAAGGAAATTCGGGATGACCCACAAAGAACTATTGCTCTTGCTGGCCGCAAGGTATTAAGACAGAAGATTCTGTCTTAATACAAATTCAAGCTGACCATTTACCTCCATCAGTTCTGAAGTGAGTTGCCTGTTTTCCCTGCGAAGCATATATACTTCATAAGCATTGTGAATGACAGTCCTCATATAATCTTCCTCCCAAGGCTTGGTCAAATAATGGTAAACCTGACCCTTATTGATGGCGTCAATTACTGCTTGAATATCAGTATAACCTGTCAGTAAAATCCTGATCGGATCAGGGTTTATAGGGATAATAGATGCTAAGAAATCTACCCCTGTTTCCTCGGGCATTCTTTGGTCAGTTATTATTAAATGTACGTCTTCAGTCTTCAAAATCTCTCTTCCCTCACTCGCTGAAAGGGCCAAGAAAATCTGGAAATCTCTTCTGAAAGTTGCTTTAAATGCTTGAAGATTGTTCTCTTCATCATCAACATACAATATTTTTATTTTTTCTTCAGGGGAATAAAGCATTGGTATAAATTATTAGGGGTGAATTCGAAATACATTTATTTGGAGGGTAATTGAATTAATCTGCCGACAAAGTATCAAAAAAAAGTATTTATAAAAAATATCGGATTGGAAATATTTAAAGAAATTATTTTGACAAGATTTTTTTTTAAAGATTTCACTATGAATCTTGCGCCAAAAAATTATCTTTACTCCTGATAATCACCCTAATTACCTCTATATGAATGCTCTTTCAACTCTTGATCTTATCAATCAATGGGGAATAATTTTGATGAATCCCCAAAAAAAATCAGATGCAGAACTCCTTAAAAAACTGTTCGAATTGCCTCACCTTCTTAAGGTAGATCAGATCGAAAGTCAGGTAGCCGATTTGATAAAATTAAACAATCCAACCAAGTCATTCAGTAAAGAAGAATTGCTGATGAAGGTGGTTGAATTTTTTGAAATGAATGAAAAACACAGCTATGGACATTGGGTTTTTTATCCTTGGAAAAACACATTGGTTCACGTCCTTCCTGAAAGGGAATTTATCCAGGTTAGAACGGTTCGTAATCAATACAAAATCACTCCAAGTGAGCAAGAAAAACTTTCTACAAAAAAAATAGGAATAGTAGGATTGTCAGTAGGTCAAAGTGTAGCAATGGCCTTAGCATTGGAGAGGGGCTGCGGTGAATTGAGATTGGCTGATTTTGATACGTTGGAGTTGAGCAATATGAACAGAATCAGGTGCAGCCTTACCGAGTTAGGTTTAAAGAAATCAACCATTGCTGCAAGGGAAATTTTGGAAATAGACCCTTATCTAAAAGTCACTGTATATGAAGAGGGAATTAATGAAGGAAATATAGTTGATTTTTTTACCAAGGGCGGAGAACTTGATCTGTTGGTTGATGAATGTGACAGCTTGGACATAAAAGTTTTGTTAAGGGAAGTTGCCAAAAAGTACAGAATCCCTGTTATCATGGATACTTCAGATAGGGGGATGTTGGATATAGAAAGGTTTGATCTTGAGCCTGAAAGGCCTGTTTTTCATGGGTTTTTAGGAGATATTGATTATAAAGACCTCAAAGATCTCAATATTAAAGAGAAAGTGACTTATGGGTTAAAAATAACTGGTCTTGAGACACTTTCTCCCAGAATGAAAGCTTCCTTATTGGAAATAAATCAAACCATATCCTCGTGGCCGCAATTGGCCTCAGCTGTTTTTTTGGGAGGCGCACTAGGGGCACATTCTGCGAGAAATATTCTCTTGGATCATATGACAGAATCCGGAAGGTTTTTTATTGATCTGGATGAATTGGTTCAGGTTCATCCTGGAAGCGAAAACTTAAAATTTAAAGTAAATGAAGAAGATCTGAATTTTTCAGTTCAAAAAGAATTTGAACTGAAGAGCAGTCTTTCTTCAAATTATAAATTGACAGAAGATGAGCTTATTAAGATTGTCAAAGCGGCAAACACAGCGCCTTCCGGTGGAAATTGCCAACCTTGGAGTTGGGTGTTTGATGAAAAAGGAGTTCTTCACCTTTACCATGACAAAAAACGAAGTGAATCATTACTGGATTTTAAAGGCACAGGATCGTTAATGTCATTCGGTTCAGCTTTGGAGAATATACGGTTGACTTGTGCCCAAATGGGTATTGAAACAGAAATGATTACTGAGATTGTTGATTTTGAAGAAGAAAAAATTGCCTCAATTATTTTTAAAAATAAACAAAAACAAAGTATCAATGTCCCATTTGCATATTTGACTCCCTACATAGAGAGGAGATTAACGGATAGGCAGAATCAAAAGAGGCAAATTATTGATAGAGAGATATTCAAGGAACTGGTTGCCATAGCTGAGGAAAGCGGATTAAATCTTCATGTTTTTGACCAGGAAGACCAAATTGGAAAACTTGCAAAGATAAACGGTGTCATGGATTGGGTCCGAATGATCAATGAGGAAGGATACCGGGATTTTGTCAAAGAAATCAGATGGAATTCATCCGAAGCTGAAATGTCTAAAGACGGCATGGATCTTTCCACATTTGATCTAAGTGTTGCAGATAAAGCAATATTGAAAATGATCAACAATCCAAAAGCAATGAAGTTTGTCAGAGAACATCATTTGGGAAGAGGATTTACTCAAATTTCAGACAAAACATTCCAAGCGGCTTCTGCCATTTGTCTTTTGTCAGCCAAGGATTTTTCACCTGATACATATCTCAAAGCAGGTAGGGCACTTCAGCGCATCTGGACGCACGCTAATATGAAGAAAATAAGTTTTCAACCTGTTACAGCCCCTCTCTTTCTTTATCAGCAATACATCAAAGGGGATAAAAAACGATTCAGTGCTTTTGAATCAAATCTAATCAAAAATAGCCTTAGAGAATTCCGGGAATTTGTCCAGCATAAAGATGGAGAGGTCGAAATATTTCTCTTTAGGTTGAATATTACCGAGGGTGATGTGGTCAGATCATTGAGAAGAGATGTAGTCGATACATTAAAAATAGTTTAAAATTATGTTTATTTTCAAAGCATTCAGAGCAATTGACGACCTTGAATCCAGTATGAAATATGCTGAAGGCCACGCTAATGTATTGAGGGAATATGGTATTACAAAAGTTACGTCTTCCAACAATGAATGGATGCATAATCCCTATGTATATGTTGTAACTGTTGAGGATAGTCTCACAGGTATGATCGTAAGCGGGGTTAGGATTCATATAGCAAACAGAGATTATCCATTACCCTTGGAAGAGGCTTTAGCAAAAACTGACCGAAGGGTTTACGATTTGGTGGATATTTATAGAGAAAATGGAACAGGTGAAGTCTCGGGATTATGGAATTCCAAGTCTATATCTGGATATGGAATCGGATCTTTGTTTTTATCCAGAACAGCGGTGGCAATAGCTTCTCAACTTAAACTGGGGTCATTATTGGCACTTTGTTCAAAACACACTTTGCAAACTACTTTAGATAAGGGTTTTCAGGTAGAGGAAAGCATTGGAAACAAGGGTAAGTTTTTTTACCCTACAAAGGACCTCATATCAACTTGTGCGGTTTTGAGAGATGTTCAAAATATTCCCTTGGCCTTGCCTGAGGAAAAGAAATTCATTTTTCATTTGAGAAAGAATATAAAGAGTGTTATGTTAGAAGATTCTCCAAAAGGAAAAATAGAAATTAGGTATCAGCTCTTCATTGAAAACCCCAATTGGCGGTTAGATTTATGCTTGTAATATTTTTGAGTTTAATATTAAGTTTTCAAAACTTCTTCAATGTGATTCAAGATCGCCAATCCGGTATGGAATTGGAGTATGAATATTTAATTGAAAAAAATGAAGCCTTTGATATTGAAAAAATCATAAAATCTCAGGATTTCAAAAGAGTGGAATCATCCACTAAAAATTTTGGAATAAACAATGATATTGTCTGGCTCAAATATGATGTGATCAATAAGTCAGGAGAGAAAACAAGATATTTTTCAATAAACAACTCTTCTCTTGATAAACTTGATATTTATTTGGTGCAAAATGAGCAAATAGTTGATTATCAAGGCGGAGGGAGATTTCTAGGTATTCAGGATAGGTTGATTCCGTCCAAGAATCTTGTTTTCGAAATTCAGTTGGAGCAGGATGAGCTTTACACGATCTACATGAGGATTGAAAGTGTAAACAAGAAAGTGATCTTAGCGACCATTTCTGATCTTCAGTCTGTCCATTTTCAAATTCAGAAGGAAAATCTTTTTTTTGGAATTTTCACAGGAGTGCTTTTTGGGTTGCTTTTCTATAATTTGTTCCTGTATTTTTCAATCAAGGATAAGCTCTATTTAATTTACGTGATTCATACGCTGTTTGCTTGGTTGGCACAAGCAGCGATTCTAGGATATACACAGGAATTGATCTGGCCTGATAACGAATGGATCAACCTCAGATCAGGGGTTGTTTTTTCTTCTCTGGTCAGTATAGCGGGAATTTGGTTTCTCCGTATTTTTTTGTTTACAAAAATTTATCTGCCCAAGCTTGATAAGGGTTTTTATTTTATCTATGCTGTTTACGGTTTCATTCTTGTCAACGCCTTGTTTATTTCATTGACCTTGAGTTATCAGGTACTTTTAGTCACACAGTCTGTAGTTGTTTTATACGTTCTTTTTGTTGCCATTTTTGTATGGACCAAAGGCTACAGTCCTGCCAGGTATTATTTATTGGCATGGTCATTTTTCATGCTATCGATTTTATGGTTTGTCTTAAGTGAGATGGGGGTATTGTCTTACACAGTACTTACGGCCTTTATTATGCCGCTTGGGTCAACTTTGGAAGTTATTTTACTTTCTTTTGCTCTTGCAGATAAGATAAATGTTCTTATCAATGAGAAAGAAAAAGAACAGGCAGACAAACTCTATATTCTGAAAGAAAACGAGAGATTGATTATCAAGCAAAATGAAAACCTTGAAGAGAAGGTAAAAAAGAGGACGGAAGAATTGGAATACACGCTGCATAATCTACAAAATACCCAAACCCAAATGGTCAATCAGGAAAAGATGGCTTCCTTAGGTCAGTTGACGGCAGGTATAGCACACGAAATCAATAACCCGATAAATTTTGTTAGCTCCAATATATCACCTTTAAAAAGGGATATCAATGATATTTTGGAAATAGTAGAGGCATATAGAGAAAAGGGTGAGGTTGAATTTTCGGATGAATCAAAAAAAGAACTTAAAGAAATAGAAAAGGAAGTAGAATTTGATTTTGTAATTGAAGAAATCAATCAGTTACTGAACGGAATGGAGGAAGGAGCGCGCCGTACAGTTGAAATTGTCAAAGGTCTAAGGTTGTTTTCAAGGGTGGACGAACAGGATGTTAAAAAAGTTGATGTCCATGATGGGCTGGACAGTACTTTGATCTTGCTGAGCAGTTCAATGAACGGAAAGATCAAGATTAATAAGGAATATGGAAGCATACCCTTGGTTGAATGTCTGCCGGGGAAAATAAATCAGGTTTTTATGAATATCATTACAAATGCTATTCATGCGCTCCTGGATAACTTGAACAATGTATCAGCTCCTGAAATAACCCTTAGAACAAGAAAATCAGATACAAATGTTGTAATCGAAATAGAGGATAATGGACCTGGAATGCCAGAGAAAGTCAAGCAAAGGATCTTTGAACCTTTCTTCACGACCAAGTCCGTGGGTAAAGGTACAGGCCTAGGTCTTTCAATAGTTTACACCATAATCGAAAATCATAAAGGTACATTGGAGGTACGTTCAAAGGAAGGTAAAGGAACAAACTTCATCATCACACTCCCGATTTATCAAACTGCGCCTTTAAATGACCGATAAGATTATAGTATTGTACATAGATGATGAGGGTAATAATCTTACCTCATTCAAAGCTAGCCTGAGGAAGGATTTTCAGGTGGTGACTGCCATAGATGCCAATGAAGGACTTGCCATTGCATCTTCCCAAGAGTTGCATGTAGTCATTGCTGACCAGAGAATGCCAGGCCTGTCTGGAGTAGAATTTTTTGAAAAGCTTATGAAAATCAATCCCGATCCAATCAGAATCCTGCTTACCGGGTATTCAGATATTGCTAGTGTGATTGATGCCATCAACAGGGGCGAAGTATATAGGTTTATCGACAAACCCTGGAATATTGATCATGTCAAAAATGCAATTATCAATGCCGCTGAAATTTATTTCACTCGAAAGGAATTAAAAGATAAAAACGAAAGGCTTTTGAAAATTCATTCTGAAATGAATCAGTTTGTCTATTCTTTATCCCATGAACTCCGTGGGCCCTTAATGAGTATTGCGGGCGTTTCCAAACTTGCTAAAATGGAATCTGACGATCCGGCAATTCATGATTATTTTGATATGGTCGATTCTGCGACCGAAAAGCTGGATGAATATGTTTACAAAATGCTCGATTTTTACAGGTCCACCAAGATGGAAAACAAAGTCATCAAAATTGACTTCAGGGATATTGTTTTTGAGCAGATGGAATTTTATAAACAAAAATGGGATCTTGATAAAATTGATTTTGAAATCAACATTAATCAGGAGATTCCCTTTTTTTCAGACGATTCCAAGATCAAAGTGATTTTCAACAGTTTAATCAGTAACGCCTATAACTTTCAAATCCCGGAAAATCCAAACAAATATATTCGTTTACTAATTGACGTTAAAGAGTTTTACACCACTATTTTGGTAGAGGATAACGGAGTAGGGATAGCTCAGGAAAATTTGGAAGGGATTTTTAATTTATTTCAAAGGGCAACCCAAAATAATGTTGGTTCTGGACTTGGCATGTACATGGTAAAGGAATCTGTTACCCAAATTGGAGGGGATATAAATATTGATTCAGCTGTTAATCAGGGTACCAAAGTGACAATTAAAATACCTACCCTTCAATTGAATGAAATGGTTTAAGTGATGAAATTTTTGGAAATTCTATTTTTATAGTCTTTGTTTTAGTTTTCCAACAAACAAAGCCTATTGTTTTTTTTACAGCCATTTTTGGCGTTAATTTGTTTTACATTTTAAGAATTAAATACCAAAAAGTTTTAGTTATGATTAATCCTTGGCACGATGTAAATATCGGTAAAAACGCTCCAGATTTTGTAATGGGAGTGATTGAAATTCCAAAAGGCAGTAAAGGCAAGTATGAATTGGATAAGAAGACCGGGATGTTGATTTTGGACAGGGTATTGTTTTCGGCAGTTCATTATCCAGCTAATTATGGTTTTATTCCTCAAACGTTCTGTGATGACAAAGATCCCCTCGATATTTTGATTATTTCCCAGATTGATATCCCTTCTATGACTTTGGTAAATGCAAAAGTAATCGGGGTAATGAGAATGGTTGATGGCGGTGAGGCAGATGATAAAATAATTGCCGTTGCAGCTGAAGATCAATCGGTCAATTATATCAATGATATCGATGAACTTCCCCCGCATTTGATGAAAGAAGTTCACAGGTTTTTTGAGGACTATAAAAAACTTGAAAACAAAGAAGTGAAAGTGGAGGATTTTCTTGGAAAAGAAGAAGCTTTTAAAATCATAAAGGAAAGTATAGACCTTTATGACCTTAACTTTAGAACAAAAAGATAATTATTGCCTGAATGGATTCATTCAGGCTTTTTCTTATGTATAGACTGTTGATATTGTTTCTTTTATTCTCCGCAAAAACTTTTGCTCAGGATGGTTCAAACTCAGGGATAAAGTTTTCAGGATACGTTGAAGCCTATTATAGTTATGACTTCAATCAGCCGGAAGATAACCTTAGACCTGATTTCCTCTATAATTTCAACAGACATAACGAATTCAGCGTCAATTTAGCGGTTCTAAAGGCCTCCTATGAAACTGAGAACCTTAGAGCCAATGTGGCCTTGATGGGCGGTACCTATGCCCAATATAACCTTGCGAATGAACCAACTTGGGCACAGATTTTAAATGAGGTTTCGGTAGGGTTCAAATTCCATGAAAAGCTTTGGTTTGATATTGGAATCATGCCTTCCCATATTGGATTTGAAAGCTGGTATGGCATGGATGGTTGGCACCTAAGCAGGAGTATAATGGCTGATAATTC
This window of the Aquiflexum balticum DSM 16537 genome carries:
- a CDS encoding inorganic diphosphatase, whose protein sequence is MINPWHDVNIGKNAPDFVMGVIEIPKGSKGKYELDKKTGMLILDRVLFSAVHYPANYGFIPQTFCDDKDPLDILIISQIDIPSMTLVNAKVIGVMRMVDGGEADDKIIAVAAEDQSVNYINDIDELPPHLMKEVHRFFEDYKKLENKEVKVEDFLGKEEAFKIIKESIDLYDLNFRTKR
- a CDS encoding hybrid sensor histidine kinase/response regulator codes for the protein MTDKIIVLYIDDEGNNLTSFKASLRKDFQVVTAIDANEGLAIASSQELHVVIADQRMPGLSGVEFFEKLMKINPDPIRILLTGYSDIASVIDAINRGEVYRFIDKPWNIDHVKNAIINAAEIYFTRKELKDKNERLLKIHSEMNQFVYSLSHELRGPLMSIAGVSKLAKMESDDPAIHDYFDMVDSATEKLDEYVYKMLDFYRSTKMENKVIKIDFRDIVFEQMEFYKQKWDLDKIDFEININQEIPFFSDDSKIKVIFNSLISNAYNFQIPENPNKYIRLLIDVKEFYTTILVEDNGVGIAQENLEGIFNLFQRATQNNVGSGLGMYMVKESVTQIGGDINIDSAVNQGTKVTIKIPTLQLNEMV